Proteins encoded by one window of Cylindrospermum stagnale PCC 7417:
- a CDS encoding AI-2E family transporter produces the protein MNLSLNQLLKWLIFTLLFPLIFLNVWLVFKFFKYFQPLVTIFVLATLFAFILNYPASLLQKRGLKRNYAVALVFILALLILVAVGITLLPVALEQFNEMAKLFPQWVDSSEEKLQSLNDLVFDQKLRVNLSQLLTNIINRLPDELEHLGNQIFSIVVDTIDSISEALITVVLTFYLLLDGERLSESILKKLPLNFGQFLRNSLQQNFQNYLIGQVSLALLMGLSETLMFLVFRVQFGLLFGLGVGLLSLIPFGDVVSLVIIILIIASHDFWLAVKIFAVAIVIDQLIDQAIAPRLLGKFTGIRPIWVIISLLVGTYIAGVLGLLIAVPVAGLIKDAIDALSSDIDHAVEGEGVAEMLTEESATQ, from the coding sequence ATGAATTTGTCTCTCAATCAACTACTTAAATGGTTAATTTTTACGCTGCTATTTCCGCTAATCTTTCTTAATGTTTGGCTAGTATTTAAGTTTTTTAAATATTTTCAGCCATTAGTGACAATTTTTGTCTTAGCGACTTTGTTTGCCTTCATTTTAAACTATCCGGCTTCTCTTCTCCAGAAACGAGGACTTAAACGCAACTATGCAGTGGCGTTAGTTTTTATATTAGCATTGCTGATTTTAGTCGCGGTGGGTATCACGTTGCTACCCGTTGCGTTAGAGCAATTTAATGAAATGGCTAAACTCTTTCCCCAATGGGTTGATTCTAGTGAGGAAAAACTCCAGAGTTTGAATGATTTGGTTTTTGACCAGAAATTAAGAGTTAATTTAAGCCAGTTATTAACTAATATCATTAACCGCTTACCTGATGAATTAGAGCATTTGGGAAATCAAATCTTCAGCATTGTTGTAGATACTATTGATAGTATTTCTGAGGCATTAATTACAGTAGTACTAACTTTTTATCTATTATTAGATGGTGAGAGACTTTCAGAGTCAATACTGAAAAAATTACCATTAAATTTTGGTCAGTTTTTGAGAAATTCTCTTCAGCAAAATTTCCAGAATTATTTGATTGGTCAGGTAAGTTTGGCTTTGCTGATGGGACTTTCGGAAACGTTGATGTTTTTAGTTTTTCGAGTTCAGTTTGGTTTATTGTTTGGTTTAGGGGTTGGGCTTTTGAGCTTAATTCCTTTTGGTGATGTTGTTAGTTTGGTTATCATAATTTTAATTATAGCTTCCCATGACTTTTGGTTAGCAGTGAAGATTTTTGCGGTAGCTATTGTTATTGACCAGTTAATTGATCAGGCGATCGCACCGCGTCTTTTAGGTAAGTTTACGGGAATTAGACCAATATGGGTAATAATTTCTTTACTTGTCGGCACTTATATCGCCGGGGTGTTGGGTTTGCTAATAGCAGTACCAGTGGCGGGTTTAATCAAAGATGCGATTGACGCTTTATCTAGTGATATTGATCACGCTGTTGAGGGTGAAGGTGTAGCAGAAATGTTAACTGAGGAGTCAGCAACGCAGTGA
- a CDS encoding nuclease-related domain-containing protein — protein MPKAGDGVRKMALKRRTGAVLQFSAAGGFVIIPLLLPIPPGLKLLVWLGCLVCAAFLYQQGKHLWMRANLATQGAVGEEKVAETLKPLESQGWKIEYNIPLKPWGDADVFLHSPKGNYFVIDTKSQRGGVFFDGSVLKQRFGKKVHEFRGGKDLLKVVAGQAATLRDVKRVKSVQPILCFTQANLEGIKQNQDINGVYVVTSAKLVSLLKQLDRN, from the coding sequence ATGCCGAAAGCTGGTGATGGCGTTAGAAAAATGGCTTTGAAGCGCCGAACTGGGGCTGTATTACAGTTTAGTGCAGCTGGCGGTTTTGTGATTATTCCGCTTTTGCTACCTATTCCCCCAGGATTAAAACTCTTGGTTTGGCTTGGCTGCTTGGTTTGTGCAGCTTTCCTTTACCAGCAAGGAAAGCATTTATGGATGCGAGCAAATCTAGCCACACAAGGGGCTGTAGGGGAAGAAAAAGTTGCCGAAACTTTAAAACCTCTGGAAAGTCAAGGTTGGAAGATTGAATATAACATCCCCCTAAAGCCCTGGGGTGATGCTGATGTGTTTCTGCATTCCCCTAAAGGTAATTACTTTGTCATCGATACCAAGAGTCAAAGAGGAGGAGTATTTTTTGATGGTTCTGTACTAAAGCAACGCTTCGGTAAGAAAGTTCACGAATTTAGGGGTGGAAAAGACTTATTGAAAGTTGTCGCAGGTCAAGCTGCCACTCTTAGAGATGTGAAACGGGTTAAATCTGTGCAGCCTATTCTGTGTTTTACACAAGCAAACTTAGAGGGAATTAAACAAAATCAAGATATTAATGGTGTGTATGTAGTAACTTCAGCAAAGTTAGTGAGTTTGTTAAAACAACTAGATAGAAATTAA
- a CDS encoding AAA family ATPase, with product MLRSLTLKNFRCFQNFTIEPLERINLIGGKNNVGKTSLLEAIFIFINPNNPESLLQINRLRGIGKSGRFEDMEEMRGFFFGQEMIDNIIKLSGIENNQIERFLEIYLNESKKQLSLFEDFEDLQSNASLTTEFKPHNTLVLEYQINKKSASRISLTADGKLIGTRSRKEKFPLGIYLTTNIRSSKEDTVRFSNLERVGQQEAVLQTLRLLEPRLKRLTVLVDSEAIIYGDIGVSQLVPLPLMGEGIGRLLSIVLAIANAKGGTVLIDEIENGLHHSVLTNVWKAIADAARRADVQIFATTHSRECIIAAHEAFKNSDKYDFRYHRLDRVKDEIKAITYDQEALETSEELDWEIR from the coding sequence ATGTTGCGCTCATTAACACTCAAAAACTTTCGTTGCTTCCAGAACTTTACCATTGAACCACTGGAAAGAATCAACTTAATTGGTGGCAAAAATAATGTTGGTAAAACTTCACTTTTAGAAGCCATTTTTATTTTTATCAACCCAAATAATCCTGAATCATTATTACAAATTAATCGTCTACGAGGTATAGGAAAGAGTGGTAGATTTGAAGATATGGAAGAAATGAGAGGATTTTTCTTTGGACAAGAAATGATTGATAATATTATTAAACTAAGTGGTATTGAAAATAATCAAATAGAACGATTCCTGGAAATTTATTTAAATGAATCAAAAAAACAACTATCACTATTTGAAGATTTTGAGGATTTGCAATCTAACGCATCACTAACAACCGAGTTTAAACCACATAACACCTTAGTATTGGAATATCAAATAAATAAAAAAAGTGCATCACGCATCTCTCTAACAGCCGACGGTAAATTAATTGGTACTCGTTCTAGAAAAGAAAAATTTCCTCTAGGCATCTATTTAACTACTAATATCCGCTCTTCTAAAGAAGATACTGTGCGCTTTAGTAACCTGGAACGTGTTGGGCAACAAGAAGCAGTTTTACAAACTCTACGCTTATTAGAACCACGCTTGAAACGTCTTACTGTGTTAGTAGATAGTGAAGCAATAATATACGGTGATATTGGTGTGTCTCAGCTTGTACCATTACCATTAATGGGAGAAGGAATAGGACGCTTACTATCAATCGTCTTAGCAATAGCTAATGCTAAAGGTGGAACTGTTTTAATTGATGAAATTGAAAATGGTTTACATCACTCAGTTTTAACAAATGTCTGGAAAGCAATCGCTGATGCTGCTAGAAGAGCAGATGTACAAATCTTTGCCACTACCCACAGTCGAGAGTGCATCATAGCAGCGCACGAAGCATTTAAAAATAGTGATAAATATGATTTTCGCTATCATCGACTTGATAGAGTAAAAGATGAAATTAAAGCCATTACTTATGACCAAGAAGCTTTAGAGACCTCAGAAGAATTGGACTGGGAGATTCGCTGA
- a CDS encoding ATP-dependent Clp protease ATP-binding subunit, with protein MFEHFTSEAIRVIMLAQEEARRLGHNFVGTEQILLGLMGEGTGVAAKVLTELGVTLKDARREVEKIIGRGSGFVPPEIPFTPKVKSLFEQSFREAHSLGHNYINTEHLLLGLTEAGEGVAAKVLQNLGVDLKAVRTAVMRRLGDDASVFVGGNSQKRNQKLTIEEFGRNLTKLAQEGKLDPVVGRGKEIERTIQILGRRTKNNPVLIGEPGVGKTAIAEGIAQRIVNQDAPEILLNKQVISLDMGSLVSGTRFRGDFEERLKKIMDEIRSVGNIILVIDEVHTLVGAGGTEGGLDAANILKPALARGELQCIGATTLKEYRQHIERDAALERRFQPILVGEPSIEETVQILYGLRSAYEQHHKVHISDAAILAAAELSERYISDRFLPDKAIDLIDEAGSRVHLRNSRSSTNKELKRELISVTKSKEDAIRVQDFGKAVKLRGQELELQTQLHAESETDKTVTIPIVGEEDIAQIVASWTGVPVNKLTESESELLLHLEDTLHQRLIGQEQAVTSVSRAIRRARVGLKNPNRPIASFIFSGPTGVGKTELAKALAAYFFGSEEAMIRLDMSEFMESHTVSKLIGSPPGYVGYDDGGQLTEAVRRKPYSVLLFDEIEKAHPDVFNMLLQILDDGQLTDAKGRKVDFKNTLIILTSNIGSKVIEKGGSGLGFEFADNQSEASYNRIRTLVNEELKAYFRPEFLNRLDEIIVFTQLGKDEVKQIAEIMLLDVAGRLTERGIKLEVSDRFKERVVQEGYNPSYGARPLRRAIMRLLEDSLAEALLSGQIADGDTAIVDIDDDGQVRVTKPETREFLLASVG; from the coding sequence ATGTTTGAACACTTCACTTCCGAAGCCATTAGAGTAATTATGCTAGCCCAGGAGGAAGCACGCCGACTGGGACACAATTTTGTAGGAACGGAACAAATTCTCCTAGGGTTGATGGGAGAAGGAACAGGGGTTGCTGCTAAGGTGCTGACCGAGTTGGGCGTTACCCTCAAAGATGCACGTCGCGAAGTAGAAAAAATTATTGGTCGAGGATCTGGCTTTGTCCCGCCAGAAATTCCCTTTACTCCCAAGGTTAAAAGCTTGTTCGAGCAATCGTTTAGAGAAGCTCATAGCCTTGGACACAACTACATAAACACGGAACACTTATTATTGGGGTTAACTGAAGCGGGCGAGGGAGTCGCCGCTAAAGTACTGCAAAATCTGGGGGTTGACCTAAAGGCTGTCCGCACTGCGGTAATGCGTCGTTTGGGTGATGATGCCTCTGTATTCGTTGGTGGTAATAGTCAAAAGCGTAACCAAAAACTAACTATAGAGGAGTTTGGCAGAAATCTCACCAAACTAGCACAAGAAGGCAAACTCGACCCCGTAGTTGGTCGTGGAAAGGAAATTGAGCGTACCATTCAAATTCTGGGTCGACGGACTAAGAATAACCCAGTGTTGATTGGGGAACCGGGAGTTGGTAAAACAGCGATCGCAGAAGGTATCGCTCAACGTATTGTTAACCAAGATGCTCCAGAGATTTTGCTCAACAAGCAAGTTATTAGTCTGGATATGGGATCTCTGGTATCTGGGACTCGCTTTCGCGGCGACTTTGAAGAACGCCTAAAGAAAATCATGGATGAAATTCGCTCTGTGGGCAATATCATCCTGGTAATTGACGAAGTACATACCTTAGTTGGCGCTGGTGGTACAGAAGGCGGTTTGGATGCAGCTAACATCCTCAAGCCAGCCTTAGCACGGGGTGAACTCCAGTGCATTGGTGCTACCACCCTCAAGGAATATCGTCAGCACATTGAGCGCGATGCTGCTTTAGAGCGGCGTTTCCAACCGATTTTGGTAGGTGAACCCTCGATTGAGGAAACTGTCCAAATTCTCTACGGCTTACGCAGTGCTTATGAACAGCACCACAAAGTGCATATTTCTGATGCGGCAATTTTGGCAGCAGCAGAGTTGTCAGAGCGTTATATTAGCGATCGCTTTTTGCCAGATAAAGCCATCGACTTAATTGACGAAGCTGGCTCTCGTGTGCATTTGCGAAACTCTCGCTCTTCCACCAATAAAGAACTCAAGCGCGAACTAATCAGCGTTACCAAATCCAAAGAGGACGCCATTAGAGTCCAAGACTTTGGCAAAGCTGTCAAGTTACGCGGCCAAGAATTGGAACTGCAAACACAACTGCACGCCGAATCAGAAACCGATAAAACTGTTACGATCCCCATCGTTGGCGAAGAAGACATCGCCCAAATTGTCGCTTCTTGGACAGGAGTACCAGTTAACAAACTGACGGAATCTGAATCAGAGTTGCTATTACACCTAGAAGACACGCTTCACCAACGCCTCATCGGTCAAGAACAAGCAGTTACATCTGTTTCTCGCGCCATTCGTCGCGCACGTGTCGGGCTAAAAAATCCCAATCGCCCAATTGCTAGCTTTATCTTCTCTGGCCCCACCGGAGTTGGTAAAACTGAATTGGCGAAGGCATTAGCTGCATATTTCTTCGGTTCCGAAGAAGCGATGATTCGCCTAGATATGTCGGAATTCATGGAAAGCCACACCGTTTCCAAGCTGATTGGTTCTCCACCTGGTTACGTTGGCTACGACGATGGCGGGCAACTAACAGAAGCTGTGCGGCGCAAACCATACTCAGTGCTGCTATTCGACGAAATCGAAAAAGCGCACCCCGATGTATTCAATATGTTGCTGCAAATCTTGGATGATGGTCAACTCACCGACGCCAAAGGTCGGAAAGTGGACTTCAAGAACACGCTGATCATTTTGACATCTAACATCGGTTCTAAGGTGATTGAAAAAGGCGGTAGTGGTTTAGGCTTTGAGTTCGCCGACAATCAATCAGAAGCTAGTTACAACCGCATTCGCACCTTAGTCAATGAGGAATTGAAAGCTTACTTCCGTCCTGAGTTCCTGAATCGTTTAGATGAGATTATCGTCTTTACTCAGTTGGGTAAGGATGAAGTCAAGCAAATTGCTGAAATTATGCTGCTCGATGTGGCTGGCCGCTTGACTGAAAGGGGAATTAAACTAGAAGTTAGCGATCGCTTCAAAGAGCGTGTAGTACAAGAAGGCTACAACCCCAGCTACGGCGCTAGGCCGTTACGTCGGGCAATTATGCGCCTGTTAGAAGATTCTCTCGCCGAAGCACTACTGTCTGGTCAAATCGCCGATGGAGACACCGCCATTGTCGATATTGATGATGACGGACAGGTAAGAGTAACCAAGCCAGAAACACGCGAGTTTTTATTAGCAAGTGTTGGCTAA
- a CDS encoding DUF3288 family protein, whose protein sequence is MTEFPGSKDQQHPLYNRDRPFIDILLTQEATDYNLAELARLKIRYQGFPGARDIQQDLDKALQRWGLTESELFEKTQALHKVGGIYQSRGKKEEQDWN, encoded by the coding sequence ATGACAGAATTTCCCGGAAGTAAAGATCAACAGCATCCTCTTTACAATCGCGATCGCCCCTTTATTGATATTCTACTCACTCAAGAGGCAACAGATTACAATTTGGCAGAACTTGCTCGGCTAAAAATTCGTTATCAAGGGTTCCCAGGTGCTAGAGACATTCAACAAGACCTAGATAAAGCCTTGCAGCGCTGGGGTTTGACCGAATCTGAACTTTTTGAAAAAACTCAAGCACTTCACAAGGTTGGGGGAATTTATCAAAGTCGCGGCAAAAAAGAAGAGCAAGATTGGAACTAG